TTGACCACGTAATCTCGATATTTCCAGGCCGTTCCGTAGGCCACATTCTCATCAAGGCCATTTGAGTCGGCATAACGTGCGACATCCAACCAATGACGGCCCCAGTGTTCGCCGTAATGTGGTGAAGCCAACAAGCGGTCAACCACTTTTTCAAACGCCTGTGGTGAAGTATCGTTCAAAAAATCATTGATTTCCTGCAATGTGGGAGGCAGTCCCGTTAAGCCATATGTCGTACGTCGAATTAAAGTGCGCTTGTCAGCCGGTTCAGCAGGAGTGAGGTTCGCTTGCTCCAGTTTGTGTAATACAAACTGGTCGATTGGATTTTTCACCCAGTCGCTATTTATGACTTTAGGCAATACAGGCTTCTTCACAGATTGAAATGACCAGAACTGTCTTTCTTTTTCCAGATCCAACTTGCCTTTTGCATCCGCAGTTCTAAGTAAGCTCAAGTCAGCGTTAGGATACGGTGCCCCCATTTTGACCCAATTGACCAGGTCTTTGACTTCCTGTTTACTTAGTTTATCATCGGGTGGCATTTGTAAATCGGGCGACTGGTACTTCACGGCCGTGATCAATAAGCTCTGTTCCGGCTTCCCCGGGATGATCAACGAACCTGCTTTGCCCCCTTTGGCAATACCCTGAAAGGAATCCATACGCAGCCCGGATTCCTGCTCATCGGGGCCATGACAGTCATAACAATGCTTAATAAACAACGGTCGAATCTTGGATTCAAAAAACTGAATCTGTTGTTGTGTGGGTTGCTTCTCAGCCGCGCAAAGGCTGGAAGTCGTCAACACAGCAAAAGCGATCAACAATCCTGAGAGAAATTGTGTTCTGAATGAATCGAATTGATTTTGTAATCTCGCATGCATCGTCATTATTATTTCCAGCATTATCAGGTAGGAGCCACAAGTTTTCTGGATGAGTGTTCGCTTCTCAAACAGCAGTCTGTCGCTTATGCGTGAAGGTAAGACTTTAGGATAATGAGCTTATGCTTACCCTATTATTATAGTTCCAGTTAGATCAAAAATCAGTAAGAAAATACGCTCGATAAAACTAGTTCAGACCAACGGTCCGTTTCATGTCCCGACAAAACTTTTTGAGAGTGTGTACTTCAATTCCCGTAAAAATGTTTCTACATCGTCCAGTGTATTGTATCCATGCAAGGCAACACGAATCCTGCCCGCGTGATACATGGGATGAATTTGTTTACTATGTAAGTGTTGATAAATCCTTTCCGCTTCAGGATGTCGAAATGCAATTATACCCGCTAAGTTTTCGATCTTCCGCGGCGAAATGAATTCAACCGGTAACTCTGCGAGTCCTGCCAGACAGGCTTCGACCAGAGGCTCGGTTGCCTGATTAATTTCTTCGACGCCCACCGCTGTAATATAATCCAAAGCAGCTCGGATTGCATAAACGGCGGGATAATTGGGCATGCCCACTGTAAAGCTCGCCGCTCCTGGCAGGCTCTCTGCTTTTTCAAAACGCCGATCTCCAAATGCGTCTTTCAGATTAAACCAGCCCCCGGCGGGAACAGTCCATTCATTCGCACGCGACGCAGGCACGCCTACCAGTCCCCCACCATGAGAAGCCAGAATCCACTTATGTGTGCTGCTGATTACCAGATCAATGTCTTCCAGATCGAGCGGAATTCGTCCCAGGGCCTGAGTGACATCTAAGGCAATTAAAGCGGAAGAATGTTGGCGAATTGTTTGAATCACTTCCTTCAAAGGAATTTTGAACCCATTGAAAAAACTGACCAGTGAGATACTCACCACACGTGTTTTGTCTGTTAAAAGTGACTGCAGATCTTCCAATCGTAATTCCCAATCACGGGCTTCCCATATTTTTACGGTGGCAGGACAACTTTGCTGTAACCCGAACGTATAACTGGCAGGAAAGTCTAAATCACTGATAATGACTTCATCACCTGGTTTTAGCTGCAAAGACTGATATGCCAGATTAAACGCTTCAGAACTGCAGGAACAGATGCTGACTTCATCGGAACTCATACCATACAATTGAGAAACTAACTTTTTTGCTGCTTCCCATTGCACTTCATGAAGCTCACGGCCATCCATGCCCAGTTCTTTGTCCTGAAAGTACTGCTGGAACGCTTCTCTCACCGCAATTGGTGGAATCCCTTCCGCAGCCGTATTTAAGTAAACACGACATTTCAAACTGGGAAAATCATGATCTCGAATCTGTTGATCCAGCATAAAAACTCCGTTCGTTTACCCACTTGATTCAGTGGACAGCGTGCGTTTCAACATCTGGTGTCTTTAACATCGTCGGTCCAAACTCACTTGAAATCGCTTGCGAGCAGCGTAACATCGCTGAGGAAATCGTCGTGCTGTCCCGCGACTCGCCAACACGTAAAATATGTGAAACACACAACACTGCCAACAACCGTCCTTCTGCACCAAGAATCGGAGTAGCCGTATCCTGAACTCCCTGATTCAGCGTGCTCGCCATGGTACGAAAACCAGCTTGCCGAATCGCACGTGACTCGGCCTCATATTCGCGAATCTGATCATCTGGTAAATCACATTGTGACCAGTATTTGAGTCTCTGTTCGTCAGGTAAAAAAGATAGCGCTACTAAACCGCTGTTACGTTCGTGCAGTTTGAAGCTGGCACCGATGCGGACCGCCAAAGCAACATCTGCATCGCAATTCACACGTGCAATCACCAACATTTTATTGCGAACGACCAGGTTCAGGTGACATGGCTCATTCAGTTCATTCGCCAATGTCTCCATGTGCGGAGTGGCACGCGCAATTAACGCCCCCGTACTTGCATGCTTGGATCCCAGTTCGAACAGCTTGGTACTCATCCGGTAGCCCTGATTGAGATCGCGAATTAAATACCCTTGTTCATTGAGGCAGGCCATCACTCGAAACAGCTCCTGCTTGGTCCGCCCCAAACGATCTGCAATGTCTGTCAGAGACAATGGTTGCGAGATACCAGACAATAGCTCCAGAACCTCTAATCCCTTTTCAAGAGCGGGCACACGGTACGATAATCTCGAGTCGTTTCTTTCTAATGTTTTACTCATGAAATATGATTTTACATGTAAAACAGGTTTCGTCAAGCACTAATCCTGACTTTAATCCACAATCTGTAACCATATAAAAAATAAAACCTTAGGCAAAATATTACCTAAGGCATATAGGGTTCGATAATGTAGACCCCAAAGGGTATTACTAAGTTCTTACCAGATCAAGGAATCGTATCTAGCAGGTCCTCGACAAACTTTCTCAGCACTTCATGAGTGACCTGAATATCAACCTGAGTGCGACCACTTTGTCCATTTTGATATTCGAAACGTTTTAAACTGAATTGCCCATTGGAATGTGATGAGAGAATGATTTCATAAAACCGAGTCCCCGCTTGATTCTGGTCTGGGGGAGTCGAACGAATTAATACCTGCCCTGCGTCTTCATCATATTCGAGAGGCCCTATGTTTTCTAAAAGATAGGTGACTCGCTGACACAGTTTCTGCCCCCATTCTTTCAACTTGTCAAACGTTGCCTGTGTTAATGACGGCACGTTAACGCGCACTTCTCTTAAAGAACAACTCATCGAGTCGACAGAAGTAAAATCGATTATCACTTCAATTTTGCCAGTGGCAGCCAGTGTGATTGTACTCGGCTGTGCGAACTGCGATCCTGCCAACTGCTTCAGCTCATGATTTAATTGATTAATCACGGTCATTATTCAATCCTCCTTGCGGAGACATCCCTTCCCTGATTTATTCTTTTTCTTTTGAATTTGTGGAATGCTTCTTACCGTCATAACTCAAGATGGTAGGTCTGTCGTCGACGACTGTTTCGATATTCACGGGTCGTTTCCAGATCGTATGCAAGTTGACCAAAGTATCCTGAGCATAATCGAGCTTGAGTTCGACTCCCAGATATTCATGTTCCAGATAGAGTTCGCCCCGGTTTTTATAGTTTCCATCCTGAACGTAAATCACAGGTCGTCCATGATTACTAAGGCTGCTCAAAAGTTGTAGTTTGATCTGCTCAAATTCGCGTGACTGAATTTCGTAAGTTCGATTGGAATCATTATAGGCAAACGAAAACATCTGATTTTTATAGCAGAACTCAGGAGTCAAAAACGTATCGATAAACGTGATATCGTTATGAATCCGTCGAACTTCAAAGATTTTCTCTCTGCCCAGCCCTAAATCCTGATTCCAATTCTCTTTTTTAAACATATCAGGACAGTTCTCATACTCGGGGCCAAATTGCCCTTTATTCCAGCGTTCTTCGATATCTTTGAGTAGTTCAATTCCTAACTTATACGGATTCAGTCGGTTCGGACTGGTTGCCATCGTACCACTATGGTGATCGGCATAATTGATCAAGCCTTCATCCGTCAAACCATGACGCGTCATAATTGTAGAGTGCCAGAAACTGGCCCAACCCTCGTTCATGATCTTGGTCTGCCCTTGGGGAGCAAAGTAGTACGCTTCATCTCGAATAATCGAAAGCACATCACGCTGCCAATCTTCCAAGGGCGCATACTGAATCAAAAAGAACAACACATCTCGTAAACGTTCTTTTGGAAATTTCAGTTGATCGGCCAATTCCTGAGCTTTCTTGCGTTTTTCGTTGGCCTCTTCTTCGAGTATGTCTTCGGGATTAATATACGGATCCATGTACTGCTTTGCCGGAAATCGTCCTGAAGACGTTTCAGCGGTATCGGTTTTTTGTTTTTCCGTCTCTTCTTTTGTGGGAGGCTTCTTCGTCCGCCTGACATGCGGCGCATAGGGATCGATCAAGCTTTCCAAAGAAAGACAAGTATCAATAAACATCTCCACTGTTTCATAACCATAATCATCAATATGCCGATTCATACGGGTGGCGTGATTGGCCATCTGATCGAGCATTTTGCGATTGGTGTGCGAGAACCAGGCGTTGTTTTTAAAAAAATCACAGTGACCATAAACGTGTGCAATCACCAGTTTTTGATCGGTGATATCATTCGCACTCAAGAGATAGGCATAACAGGGATCCGTATTGATCACCATTTCATAGATTTTCTGCAGACCGTACGAATAGCCTTTCATCAATTCATCAAACTGAGCTCCAAATCGCCAGTGAGGATAACGAACCGGAAATCCACCATAGGCGGCAAACATACTCAGCTCTTCGTAGTCCAGGACTTCAAAAATGGTTTTGAAGAAGTCGAGACCATAATCGAGCGCATGCTGTTCCATCTCCTGTTGGATATCACTCAATTCTTTAGGTAAAGGGCGATGAGTTGTGACTACCATATGAATCTCCGTCAGCGGTCAATCGATTCCGAATCAGAGGCTGACTGTTCTTTGACTCAAACTCTAAAACATACTACTTTCAGTCAATCTATTTTCCTGTTCCCAGAAACGTCTTAATCGAACCATAGATCGCTTCTTTATCGTCAATTTCAGAGAGGATCAAATTATCCCACTCTTCTTCAATCTTCCGTAATTCTTTGATAAAGTCCCCGGACCCATAAGGACTTCTTACCTGTCCATAACAGAAAAGATTACAAATCGGAAAAATATTCTGTTTGAGATTGTCGATACACTCGGTGTTATCTTCTCCCCAGTTGTCTCCATCGGAAAATTGAAAACAGTAAATATTCCATAGCGAAGGGGGAAAGTCTCTTTGAATGATCTGGTTTGCCGCCCGGTAAGCGGATGAGATACGCGTTCCACCACTTTCGCGAACGCGGTAGAAGGTATCTTCATCCACTTCATGAGCAACAGCATCATGTACAATATAGCGACGTTCAATGCCGTCGTATTGACGTTTTAACCAGGTATCAATCCAAAAGGACTCCGTACGGACGATTTCTTTCTGGACGTCTGTCATTGATCCCGATACATCCATCATATAAATGACGGCGGCATTCGTATGTGGTTCCGAAACGGTTTTCCAGCTTCGAAACCGCTCATCATCTTTAGTAGGAATAATTGACGGCTCAGTGGGATCATAATTGTTTGTCGCAATCATTCTCCTGAGCGCTCGTTTGTAGGTACGTTTAAAATGTCTTAATGAATCGGGTCCAGTGGGACGGATTGATGTGTAGCGGTCTTTCTTGGATGTCAGCGCGTCATCGCCCTTGGGTTCAATTCGTGGAAGCTCCAGAGCTTCGCCGAGCATGTCAGCCAATTCTTCAAGTGTTAATTCCACTTCCCGAATATGTTGCCCCTGCTGGTTACCAGCTTGACCTTTACCATCACCATCATCCTGACCGCGGCCGATCGTTTCTCCTACGTCACCTTCCCCCTGGCCTACTCCGCCACTTCCTTTTTCGCCATGTTGAAAATGGGGGATCTCAATATTGGGAACAGGGATACTGACAGTTTCTCGACCTTTGCGACCAATCATCTCACCGTGATTGATATACTTCCGGAGCTGTTGACGAACCTTCCCCTTGATAATCTTATTAAATCGTTGCTGGTCACGATCAATTCTACGTACCATAATATCGAGACCCTTTCAGTTTAGGGAAGCAGGGGTTCGTCGGCTCTCAAACAATTCCTTCTTCTCTTAAGTACTCTGTATGAAGTTACAATCGTCTCAAAGATTAAGCTGCATCACTACCTTTTTTTGTGTCACCACGAGCGAAGATGCTAGCAACATATTGCAATACGTCTGTTGCCGACTCTTCATCATAGCCATAATTTCGAATCAGCCGGGCTTTGACGATATCGATTTTCTCCTGCGTTTCGGCATCGACCACGTTCGATACCAGACTCGTCAATTTGATGGTATCCTTCTGGTCCTCGAATAATTTCATTTCGAGCGCCTTTTGCAAACGTTCGTTCGTTTTGTAGTCAAACGTTTTTCCATCCATTGATAACGCGCCAATGTAGTTCATGATTTCACGACGGAAATCATCTTTTCTGGTTTCAGGAATATCGATTCGCTCTTCGATAGAACGCATCTGTCGTTCATCCGGCTCTTCATATTCGCCAGTAAATTTATTCTTGACGCGTTCTTTCTGTGTGTACGCTTTCACGTTATCAAGGTAATTACCACACAGTCGCGTGAGTGCTTCTTCGTCGGCGGCAATCGCACGCTGAACTTCATTTTTCACAATATCAGTATACTCCTCTTTGACGACAGTAATTAACTGGCGATAATGATCTCGCAAGTCATCGTTGGCAATCAACGAGTGATGCTTTAACCCTTCCTCCAGCTCATTCAAAAGCATAAACGGATTCAGGTTCGAGCTATGAGAGTTTACCACGAGTGCATTGGAAATTTTGTCCTGAACATAACGAGGAGAGATTCCAAACAGCCCTTCTGATTTTGCTTCTTTACGAAGTTGCTCGACATTTTCAGTAGTAAATCCAGACAATGACTTGCCATTATACAAATTCATTTTCTGAACCAGCGTCAAACCATGATGCTTCGGCGTTTCGAGTCGCGTCAGCACTGCCCACATTGCCCCGATTTCCAGAGTATGCGGAGCGATGTGTTTACCTCTGACCCGTTTGGAATTGTAGTCTTTCTCGTAAATTTTAATTTCTTCACTCAGCTTCGTAACGTAAGGAACATCAATTTTTACGGTACGATCCCGAAGTGCTTCCATAAATTCATTTGATTGCAAACGACGATATTCCGGTTCATTGGTATGACCGATGATGACCGTATCGATATCCGTTTGGGCAAACTTCTTCGGCTTGATTTTGTGTTCCTGAGAGGCACCAAGCAGATCATACAAAAATGCCACATCCAGCTTTAAGACTTCGATAAACTCGATCAGTCCACGATTGGCGACATTGAATTCACCATCAAAATTGAAAGCACGCGGATCACTTTCGCTACCATACTGCGCAATCTTGCGGTAGTTAATATCTCCGGTTAGCTCGGTAGAATCCTGATTCTTCTCA
The Gimesia aquarii DNA segment above includes these coding regions:
- a CDS encoding DUF444 family protein, with amino-acid sequence MVRRIDRDQQRFNKIIKGKVRQQLRKYINHGEMIGRKGRETVSIPVPNIEIPHFQHGEKGSGGVGQGEGDVGETIGRGQDDGDGKGQAGNQQGQHIREVELTLEELADMLGEALELPRIEPKGDDALTSKKDRYTSIRPTGPDSLRHFKRTYKRALRRMIATNNYDPTEPSIIPTKDDERFRSWKTVSEPHTNAAVIYMMDVSGSMTDVQKEIVRTESFWIDTWLKRQYDGIERRYIVHDAVAHEVDEDTFYRVRESGGTRISSAYRAANQIIQRDFPPSLWNIYCFQFSDGDNWGEDNTECIDNLKQNIFPICNLFCYGQVRSPYGSGDFIKELRKIEEEWDNLILSEIDDKEAIYGSIKTFLGTGK
- a CDS encoding IclR family transcriptional regulator; the protein is MPALEKGLEVLELLSGISQPLSLTDIADRLGRTKQELFRVMACLNEQGYLIRDLNQGYRMSTKLFELGSKHASTGALIARATPHMETLANELNEPCHLNLVVRNKMLVIARVNCDADVALAVRIGASFKLHERNSGLVALSFLPDEQRLKYWSQCDLPDDQIREYEAESRAIRQAGFRTMASTLNQGVQDTATPILGAEGRLLAVLCVSHILRVGESRDSTTISSAMLRCSQAISSEFGPTMLKTPDVETHAVH
- a CDS encoding PrkA family serine protein kinase, whose product is MENGRSILNQISGQLNSESFQQEHWQGTFEEYLDLVREDPKVTRTAFQRVYDMIMSYGTYPVEGKKGLIRYRFFDDPVNDGRDGIFGLSKPLMELVNVFKSAALKYGSERRVLLLHGPVGSSKSTIARLLKQGLERYSRTEEGALYSFGWKEEDGSILWDPMNGDPLQLIPLENRQEVCDHLNAGRDASKESDYIVEIAGEVCPLSRFMFNEKLKAANGDWTKVMEQVVVKRITFSEQDRIGIGTFQPKDEKNQDSTELTGDINYRKIAQYGSESDPRAFNFDGEFNVANRGLIEFIEVLKLDVAFLYDLLGASQEHKIKPKKFAQTDIDTVIIGHTNEPEYRRLQSNEFMEALRDRTVKIDVPYVTKLSEEIKIYEKDYNSKRVRGKHIAPHTLEIGAMWAVLTRLETPKHHGLTLVQKMNLYNGKSLSGFTTENVEQLRKEAKSEGLFGISPRYVQDKISNALVVNSHSSNLNPFMLLNELEEGLKHHSLIANDDLRDHYRQLITVVKEEYTDIVKNEVQRAIAADEEALTRLCGNYLDNVKAYTQKERVKNKFTGEYEEPDERQMRSIEERIDIPETRKDDFRREIMNYIGALSMDGKTFDYKTNERLQKALEMKLFEDQKDTIKLTSLVSNVVDAETQEKIDIVKARLIRNYGYDEESATDVLQYVASIFARGDTKKGSDAA
- a CDS encoding aminotransferase class V-fold PLP-dependent enzyme, encoding MLDQQIRDHDFPSLKCRVYLNTAAEGIPPIAVREAFQQYFQDKELGMDGRELHEVQWEAAKKLVSQLYGMSSDEVSICSCSSEAFNLAYQSLQLKPGDEVIISDLDFPASYTFGLQQSCPATVKIWEARDWELRLEDLQSLLTDKTRVVSISLVSFFNGFKIPLKEVIQTIRQHSSALIALDVTQALGRIPLDLEDIDLVISSTHKWILASHGGGLVGVPASRANEWTVPAGGWFNLKDAFGDRRFEKAESLPGAASFTVGMPNYPAVYAIRAALDYITAVGVEEINQATEPLVEACLAGLAELPVEFISPRKIENLAGIIAFRHPEAERIYQHLHSKQIHPMYHAGRIRVALHGYNTLDDVETFLRELKYTLSKSFVGT
- a CDS encoding SpoVR family protein, yielding MVVTTHRPLPKELSDIQQEMEQHALDYGLDFFKTIFEVLDYEELSMFAAYGGFPVRYPHWRFGAQFDELMKGYSYGLQKIYEMVINTDPCYAYLLSANDITDQKLVIAHVYGHCDFFKNNAWFSHTNRKMLDQMANHATRMNRHIDDYGYETVEMFIDTCLSLESLIDPYAPHVRRTKKPPTKEETEKQKTDTAETSSGRFPAKQYMDPYINPEDILEEEANEKRKKAQELADQLKFPKERLRDVLFFLIQYAPLEDWQRDVLSIIRDEAYYFAPQGQTKIMNEGWASFWHSTIMTRHGLTDEGLINYADHHSGTMATSPNRLNPYKLGIELLKDIEERWNKGQFGPEYENCPDMFKKENWNQDLGLGREKIFEVRRIHNDITFIDTFLTPEFCYKNQMFSFAYNDSNRTYEIQSREFEQIKLQLLSSLSNHGRPVIYVQDGNYKNRGELYLEHEYLGVELKLDYAQDTLVNLHTIWKRPVNIETVVDDRPTILSYDGKKHSTNSKEKE